A window of Pseudomonas mucidolens contains these coding sequences:
- a CDS encoding 3-methyl-2-oxobutanoate dehydrogenase (2-methylpropanoyl-transferring) subunit alpha, with product MTQQYEPLRLHVPEPSGRPGCKTDFAYLRLTDAGTVRKPAIDVEPADTADLAKGLIRVLDDQGQALGPWAEGVPVEILRKGMRAMLKTRIFDNRMVVAQRQKKMSFYMQSLGEEAIGSAQALALNIDDMCFPTYRQQSILMAREVPLVDLICQLLSNERDPLKGRQLPIMYSVKDAGFFTISGNLATQFVQGVGWGMASAIKGDTKIASAWIGDGATAESDFHTALTFAHVYRAPVILNVVNNQWAISTFQAIAGGEATTFAGRGVGCGIASLRVDGNDFIAVYAASVWAAERARRNLGPTLIEWVTYRAGPHSTSDDPSKYRPADDWSHFPLGDPIARLKQHLIRIGQWSEEEHATVSAELEAQVLTAQKDAEQYGTLAGGQIPSAATMFEDVYKEMPEHLKRQRQELGI from the coding sequence ATGACCCAGCAATACGAACCGCTGCGCCTGCACGTTCCCGAGCCTTCCGGCCGTCCAGGCTGCAAGACTGACTTTGCCTACCTGCGTCTGACCGACGCCGGTACGGTGCGCAAACCCGCCATCGACGTAGAACCGGCCGACACCGCCGACCTGGCCAAAGGCCTGATTCGTGTGCTCGATGACCAGGGCCAGGCCCTGGGCCCATGGGCCGAAGGCGTGCCCGTGGAGATCCTGCGCAAAGGCATGCGCGCCATGCTCAAGACGCGGATCTTCGACAACCGCATGGTGGTCGCCCAGCGTCAGAAGAAGATGTCGTTCTACATGCAGAGCCTCGGGGAAGAAGCCATCGGCAGCGCCCAGGCCCTGGCGTTGAACATCGACGACATGTGCTTCCCCACCTATCGCCAGCAAAGCATCCTGATGGCCCGTGAAGTGCCACTGGTGGACCTGATCTGCCAACTGCTGTCCAACGAGCGTGATCCGCTCAAGGGCCGTCAGTTGCCGATCATGTACTCGGTCAAGGATGCTGGTTTCTTCACCATTTCCGGCAACCTCGCGACCCAGTTCGTACAAGGTGTCGGCTGGGGCATGGCCTCGGCAATCAAGGGCGATACCAAGATCGCCTCGGCGTGGATCGGTGACGGCGCCACCGCCGAATCCGACTTCCACACCGCCCTCACCTTCGCCCACGTCTATCGGGCCCCGGTGATCCTCAACGTGGTCAACAACCAGTGGGCAATCTCCACCTTCCAGGCCATCGCTGGCGGTGAGGCCACCACCTTCGCCGGACGCGGCGTGGGTTGTGGCATCGCTTCGCTGCGAGTCGACGGCAACGACTTCATTGCCGTGTATGCCGCTTCTGTCTGGGCCGCCGAGCGTGCGCGCCGGAATCTAGGCCCGACGCTGATCGAGTGGGTCACCTATCGCGCCGGCCCGCACTCGACCTCCGATGATCCCTCCAAGTACCGTCCCGCCGACGACTGGAGCCACTTCCCGCTGGGCGATCCGATCGCCCGCCTCAAGCAGCATCTGATTCGCATCGGCCAATGGTCCGAAGAGGAACACGCCACGGTCAGCGCCGAACTTGAAGCCCAAGTGCTCACCGCGCAGAAAGACGCCGAGCAGTACGGCACCCTCGCCGGCGGCCAGATTCCAAGCGCCGCGACCATGTTTGAAGACGTCTACAAAGAGATGCCGGAGCACTTGAAGCGCCAGCGTCAGGAGTTGGGGATCTGA
- the bkdR gene encoding Bkd operon transcriptional regulator BkdR, with amino-acid sequence MRKLDRIDIGILNSLQENARITNADLARSVNLSPTPCFNRVKAMEELGLIREQVTLLDADLLGLHVNVFIHVSLEKQNELALQQFEHAIADRPEVMECYLMAGDPDYLIRVLLPTIQSLERFMMDFLTKVPGVANIRSSFALKQVRYKTALPLPANGLNLGT; translated from the coding sequence ATGCGCAAGCTGGACCGTATCGATATCGGGATTCTCAACAGCCTTCAGGAGAATGCCCGCATCACTAACGCCGACCTCGCACGTTCAGTCAACCTATCGCCCACGCCGTGTTTCAACCGGGTCAAGGCAATGGAAGAGTTGGGGTTGATTCGTGAGCAGGTCACGTTGCTGGACGCCGATTTGCTGGGGCTGCACGTTAATGTGTTTATCCATGTCAGCCTGGAAAAACAGAACGAGTTGGCACTGCAGCAGTTCGAGCATGCAATTGCCGATCGCCCCGAAGTGATGGAGTGCTATCTGATGGCCGGCGATCCCGATTATTTGATTCGGGTACTGCTGCCGACCATTCAGTCGCTGGAGCGCTTCATGATGGATTTTCTGACCAAGGTCCCGGGGGTGGCGAATATCCGCTCCAGCTTTGCCCTCAAGCAGGTGCGCTACAAGACGGCGCTGCCATTGCCGGCCAATGGCCTCAACCTGGGCACGTGA
- a CDS encoding MBL fold metallo-hydrolase translates to MPALIQSFLDETSSTWTYVVYEEDGGPCAIVDSVLNYDPAAGRTDTTQADRVIAFVREHRLQVQWLLETHAHADHLSAAPYLRRELGGRIAIGQFISQVQNVFKRLFNLEPEFRADGSQFDHLFAPDEVFHIGNLKVQALHVPGHTPADMAYLVDDQLILVGDTLFMPDVGTARCDFPGGDARQLYASMRKLLAFPPQTQLYVCHDYPPEGRSAKCLTSVAEQRAGNVHVHDGVDEAQFVAMRTQRDAGLGMPTLLLPAIQVNVRAGHMPPAEDNGVVYLKIPLNHL, encoded by the coding sequence ATGCCCGCGCTGATTCAATCCTTTCTGGACGAGACCTCGTCGACCTGGACCTATGTGGTCTATGAAGAAGACGGCGGCCCATGCGCCATCGTCGATTCGGTACTCAACTACGACCCCGCCGCCGGGCGCACCGACACCACCCAAGCCGACCGGGTGATTGCCTTTGTGCGCGAACACCGCCTGCAGGTGCAATGGCTGCTGGAAACCCACGCCCATGCTGATCACCTGTCCGCCGCGCCCTACCTGCGCCGGGAACTGGGTGGCAGGATCGCCATCGGCCAGTTCATCAGCCAGGTACAGAACGTGTTCAAGCGACTGTTCAACCTGGAGCCGGAGTTCCGCGCCGATGGCTCGCAATTCGATCATCTGTTCGCACCGGACGAGGTATTCCATATCGGCAACCTCAAGGTCCAGGCGCTGCATGTGCCCGGCCACACGCCAGCGGACATGGCCTACCTGGTCGACGACCAGTTGATCCTGGTGGGTGACACGCTGTTCATGCCCGACGTCGGCACCGCCCGCTGCGACTTTCCCGGTGGCGATGCGCGCCAGCTGTATGCATCGATGCGCAAGCTTTTGGCATTCCCGCCACAGACGCAGCTGTACGTGTGCCACGACTACCCGCCCGAAGGTCGCAGCGCCAAGTGCCTGACCAGCGTCGCCGAACAGCGCGCCGGTAATGTTCATGTGCATGACGGAGTGGATGAGGCACAGTTCGTGGCAATGCGTACCCAGCGCGACGCTGGCCTGGGCATGCCGACCCTGTTATTGCCGGCGATCCAGGTGAATGTACGCGCGGGGCATATGCCGCCGGCGGAGGATAATGGTGTGGTGTATCTGAAGATCCCCCTCAACCATCTTTGA
- a CDS encoding ArsR/SmtB family transcription factor: protein MESSLSESEVAQLRASASKACALLKALANEDRLLILCQLTQGERNVGELETMTGVRQPTLSQQLGILRDEGLVATRREGKYIFYGLASHEVIQVMKTLSGLYCGAVIKSWA from the coding sequence ATGGAATCCAGTCTGAGTGAAAGTGAAGTTGCCCAGTTACGCGCGTCTGCGTCCAAGGCCTGCGCCTTGCTCAAGGCCCTGGCCAATGAAGACCGGCTATTGATTCTCTGCCAGTTGACCCAGGGCGAGCGCAACGTCGGCGAGCTGGAAACCATGACCGGCGTGCGCCAGCCGACGCTGTCACAACAGCTGGGCATCCTGCGCGACGAAGGGTTGGTCGCCACCCGTCGGGAAGGCAAATACATTTTCTACGGGCTGGCCAGCCACGAAGTGATCCAAGTGATGAAAACCCTCTCCGGACTGTACTGCGGGGCGGTGATAAAAAGCTGGGCGTGA
- a CDS encoding FAD/NAD(P)-binding oxidoreductase yields MNDQHCGPTISGDIVVIGGGSAGIGLLASLLKRDPHLNITLIEPNDEHYYQPAWTLVGAGAHDLRKTARPMARVVPDGVTWVQAAVTQLLPDEQTLVLDDGQRVTWNNLIVCPGLRLAWEKVEGLEQTLGQNGVTSNYSYRHAAYTWQLVQQLKAGKAIFTQPAMPIKCAGAPQKAMYLSCDHWLGQGDLKNIDVEFNLAGAALFGVATFVPPLMNYVEKYAARLAFNANLIKVDGPARKAWFEIKDAQGNLGIEEKSFDMLHVVPPQVAPDFIRHSPLADSAGWCEVDPHSLQHLRYPQVFGLGDVCSTTNAKTAAAVRKQIVVVAENLLALRKQAPLPLKYDGYGSCPLTVEKGKVVLAEFGYGGKLLPTFPLDPTVARRSAWFLKATLLPWFYWNGMLKGREWLTRLSKVD; encoded by the coding sequence ATGAACGACCAACACTGTGGACCGACCATCAGTGGCGACATCGTGGTCATCGGCGGCGGCTCGGCAGGCATCGGCCTGCTGGCCAGCCTGCTCAAGCGCGATCCCCACCTGAACATCACCCTGATCGAACCCAACGACGAACATTATTACCAGCCTGCCTGGACCCTGGTGGGCGCTGGCGCCCATGACCTCCGCAAAACTGCCCGGCCGATGGCCCGGGTAGTGCCCGATGGCGTGACCTGGGTACAGGCGGCGGTCACCCAATTGCTGCCTGACGAACAGACCCTGGTACTCGACGACGGCCAGCGTGTGACGTGGAACAACCTGATCGTCTGCCCTGGCCTGCGCCTGGCCTGGGAGAAAGTCGAGGGCCTGGAGCAAACGCTCGGCCAGAACGGGGTGACCTCCAATTACAGTTACCGGCACGCCGCTTATACCTGGCAATTGGTGCAGCAGTTGAAGGCCGGCAAGGCGATTTTCACTCAGCCAGCCATGCCCATCAAATGCGCCGGCGCGCCGCAAAAGGCCATGTACCTGTCCTGTGACCACTGGCTCGGACAAGGTGATCTGAAAAACATCGACGTGGAATTCAATCTGGCGGGCGCTGCGTTGTTTGGCGTGGCGACCTTTGTCCCGCCACTGATGAACTACGTCGAAAAATATGCTGCGCGGCTGGCCTTCAACGCCAACCTGATCAAGGTCGACGGCCCCGCGCGCAAAGCCTGGTTCGAGATCAAGGACGCCCAGGGCAACCTCGGCATCGAGGAAAAATCCTTCGACATGCTGCACGTGGTGCCGCCGCAGGTAGCCCCCGATTTTATCCGCCACAGCCCTCTGGCGGATTCCGCCGGCTGGTGCGAAGTTGATCCCCACAGCCTGCAACACCTGCGTTACCCGCAGGTCTTTGGCCTCGGCGACGTGTGCTCCACCACGAATGCCAAGACGGCCGCGGCGGTGCGCAAACAAATCGTGGTGGTCGCGGAGAACCTGCTGGCCCTGCGCAAACAGGCACCGCTGCCGCTCAAGTACGACGGTTATGGCTCCTGCCCGCTGACCGTGGAGAAGGGCAAGGTGGTGCTGGCCGAGTTCGGCTATGGCGGCAAACTGCTGCCGACGTTTCCCCTCGACCCGACCGTGGCCCGACGCTCGGCATGGTTTCTCAAGGCGACATTGCTGCCGTGGTTTTATTGGAACGGCATGCTCAAGGGCCGCGAGTGGCTGACCCGTTTGTCCAAGGTGGATTGA
- a CDS encoding sulfite exporter TauE/SafE family protein, giving the protein MLLASFFGLLMGLIMGLTGAGGGILGVPALVLGLGLSMTTAAPVSLFAVGAAAAVGAIDGLRHGLVRYRAALLIALLGALFSPLGVFFAHQLPEKVLMVLFSALMVLVAWRMLRREQVEAGPSDHGAASWGQKNCMLNQQTGRFAWTTKCTATLAALGAVTGAVSGLLGVGGGFLIVPAFKQLTDVQMRGIVATSLMVISLISLVGVIGAFHAGVSIDAMGWVFIGASIVGMLVGRRLGSLIKAGVLQVGFASLCGVVAVGMLFNAFAPA; this is encoded by the coding sequence ATGCTGCTGGCAAGTTTTTTTGGCCTGTTGATGGGGCTGATCATGGGATTGACCGGGGCCGGTGGCGGTATTCTCGGGGTACCGGCGCTGGTCCTCGGGCTAGGCTTGAGCATGACCACAGCGGCCCCGGTGTCATTGTTCGCGGTCGGTGCGGCGGCCGCCGTCGGGGCGATTGACGGTTTGCGCCATGGCTTGGTGCGTTACCGCGCGGCGCTGTTGATCGCTTTGCTCGGGGCGTTGTTTTCGCCGCTGGGTGTGTTTTTCGCCCATCAACTGCCGGAGAAGGTGCTGATGGTTTTGTTCAGCGCGCTGATGGTGCTGGTGGCGTGGCGCATGCTGCGGCGCGAGCAGGTCGAGGCCGGTCCAAGCGACCACGGGGCGGCCTCCTGGGGCCAAAAAAACTGCATGCTCAATCAACAGACCGGACGTTTCGCCTGGACCACCAAATGCACCGCGACCCTGGCGGCCTTGGGCGCGGTGACGGGCGCGGTCTCGGGGCTGCTGGGCGTGGGCGGCGGTTTTCTGATCGTGCCGGCGTTCAAGCAACTGACCGATGTGCAGATGCGCGGCATTGTCGCCACGTCGCTGATGGTGATCAGCCTGATTTCCCTGGTCGGTGTGATCGGTGCGTTCCATGCCGGGGTGAGCATCGACGCGATGGGCTGGGTATTCATCGGCGCGAGCATCGTCGGCATGCTCGTCGGACGGCGCCTGGGCTCATTGATCAAGGCGGGCGTGTTGCAGGTCGGTTTCGCCAGCCTGTGTGGAGTGGTTGCAGTGGGCATGCTGTTCAACGCCTTCGCTCCTGCATGA